The Bradyrhizobium barranii subsp. barranii genome segment ATAGACTGAAAGGCACTCCAGGCCGGCGTTAGACTGGCCAAAGGATATTAGCTCAGACACACCGAGGGAGGAATGCATGACGACGGTAACCCGACGTAACATCCTCAAGGGCGGCACGGCGCTTGTGGGCGGCATGGCCGGCATCCTGGCCACTGGCAGGGCTCCCGTTTTTGCACAGGGCACCACGGTACACTGGCTGCGTTGGAATGACTTCGTGCCAGCTTCCGATCAGCTATTGCGCAAGGAGCTGCTGCCTGCTGCCGAGAAGGCGCTGGGAATCAAGATCAATCTTGAGACTGTGAATGGCAACGACCTGCAGCCGCGCATCACCTCGGCGATCCAGTCGGGCTCAGGTCCCGACATCATCATGCTCTTCAATAACCACCCGCAGATCTATTCGGAGAGCGTCATCGACCTGTCCGACATCGCAGGTCGTGTGAGCGAGGCCGAAGATGGCTATTATGATCTGTGCAAGTCCAACTCCGCCGACGGCCAAAAATGGATCTCTTTGCCGTGGACCATCGTCGGCGCCATGATCGCCTACCGAAAATCCTGGTTCGATGAGATCGGCTCATCGACCTTCCCGGACACTTGGGAGAAGTATCGCGAGGTTGGCAAGAAGCTCAAGGCCCAGGGCCGGCCGATCGGTCAGACGCTCGGCCACACGTTCGGTGACGCGCCGACGTTCAGTTACCCGTACATGTGGTCGTGGGGCGGCACCGAGGTCGAGAAGGACGGCAAGACTGTCAACATCAACAAGAAAGAGGTCATCGAGTCCGTCAAGTTCATGACGGCTTTCTGGAAGGAAGCCCACGACGAGGGCGGGCTTGCCTGGGATGACACCAACAACAACCGTGCGTTCCTGTCGCAAACCATCTGCGCCACGCTCAACGGCGCTTCGATCTACATCGAATCGCTGCGCAACCCCGACAAATATATTACTGAAAAAGGCGCACAGCTGAAGACCGACATCCAGCACTCGCCGTTGCCCAAAGGCCCGGCCGGCCAATTCGCCATGCACACCTATTTCTCTCACGTCATTCCGAACTATTCGAAGAATCAGGACGGTGCGAAGGCGTTGTTGAAGTGGGTCCATACCAAGGCGAACTACGAGCCGTGGTTCGTCTCCCAGAAAGGTTTCGCGACACCGCCGACCCACGAATGGGAGAAACACAAGTTGTGGGAAGAGGACAAGGTCATGGCGCCCTTCAAGATCGCCGGCCTCCTGGGTCAGACGCCCGGGTACCCTCTGCCCTCATCAGGCAAGAAGGCTGCCGAAGTGCTCACCAAATACATCATCACAGATATGTACGCCAAAGCGATCCAGGGCGCTCCGGCGGAGGATTCCGTGAAATGGGCGGAAGTCGAACTCAAGAAGGTCTATTCTTGAAAGTACGTGCGCAGCACGTCGCACGGCTGCGAAGTGGCTGCCGCGCGCCCCGCGTCTCGGACTTGTACGGTGCGCCGTCTCTCTGTGAGGCGGCGCGATCAAAGTTTCGCATGACGCGTCTGTTGGCGTGCGCTTAGAGGTGAAGCGAGATGGCGATCGCCGAGACCCAAGTCTACATGCCGCAGGCGCCGCGGCCCAGAATCCGGCTGCTTGAGGACGAGCGTTGGCTCGCATTCGTGCTGCTGGTGCCGACCCTGGCGCTGCTCGGTACGTTCATCGCCTATCCGTTCTTGCGCGGCATCTTGTTGTCGGTGACCAACTCGCGCGTCGGCGTTCCAGGCGAGTTCGTCGGCCTCGCCAACTTCTACAAGATCTTCAATGACGGGATCTTTCGCACCTCCGTCTACAACACGTTTCTTTATACGGGCGTAACCACCGTCTTCAAGCTGGCGCTCGGGCTGTGGCTGGCCATGCTGCTCAACCGGAATTTCCGCGGCAAGGCTTTCACCCGTGCTTTCATCCTGCTGCCCTTCATCATCCCGACCGTGCTCTCGACTTTCGCCTGGAAGTGGATGTTCGACCCGACATTTAGCGTCCTCAATTGGCTCCTCTACCATCTCGGTTTGATCAGCGGTCGGATCAATTGGCTTGGCGATCCAGACCTCGCCATGATCTCGATCATCATCGTCAACATCTGGCGCGGAGTGCCATTCTTCGCCATCAGCCTGCTCGCCGGCCTGCAGACCATCAGTCCCGAACTTAGCGAGGCCGCCGCCATAGACGGTGCCAGGCCGTGGCAGCGGTTCTGGCACATCACCTGGCCCCTGCTGCTGCCCGTGACCATGGTCGTGGTGCTGTTCTCGGTGATTCAGACGTTCGCCGACTTCCAGATCGTCTATGTGATGACAGGCGGCGGACCAGCCAATGCAACGCACCTGTTCGCCACCTACGCCTATCAGATCGGCATCGGCACCGGCCTCCTAAGCGAGGGCGCTGCCATCTCGCTCGCCATGTTTCCGGTCCTGTTTCTGGTCGTTATCATCCAACTTCTCTACATCCGCCGCGTGGAGGTCCGCTGAGCCATGATCGAGGGCGCAAGGTGGCGAAAGTGGGCGTTCTTCTACGTCCCCATGGCGATGTTCCTGCTTTTCCTGCTGTTCCCGTTCTACTGGATGGTGATCACTTCGGTGCGGCCGGACGGCGAGCTTTACCGACCCTGGAATTCGATCAACTACAATCCGTTCTGGACCTGGAACCCGACCTGGGACCATGTCAGGTACCTGTTCGAGGAGACGCTGTTTGCATCGTGGCTGTGGAACACGACGTTCATCGCGCTCGCGTCAACCGCCATCTCGCTCGTGTGCGGCGTGTTCGCCGGCTATGCTCTCTCGCGGCTGAACTTTCCATTTGCAGGCAGCCTGGGCACCGGCATCTTCATCACCTATCTGGTGCCTCAAACGCTGCTCTTCATTCCGCTGGCAGAGATCATCCGCAACTATCGGCTGGGTGACACGCCCTGGTCATTGATCCTGACCTATCCGACCTTTCTCATTCCGTTCTGCACCTGGCTCATGATGGGCTACTTCAAGGCGGTGCCCAAGGAGCTCGAGGAATGCGCGCGCATTGACGGCGCCTCGCGCTGGCAGGCCATGCTCTACATCGTCATCCCGGTGGCGATCCCGGGCATCCTCTCGGCCGGCATCTTCGCTTTCACCCTGTCGTGGAACGAGTTCATCTACGCACTTGTCTTCCTGTCCTCGCCTGGACAGAAGACCGTGCCGGTCGGCGTCACATCGGAGCTGATCCGCGGCGATGTATTCTTCTGGGGACCGCTGATGGCTGGCGCCCTGCTCGGATCGATCCCGGTTGCTATCGCCTATTCGTTTTTCGTCGAGCACTACGTCGCAGGACTGACTGGATCGGTGAAGGGCTGACAGCACCCCGGATCATCAGGAAAGTGGGCATGCGGAAGGCGGGTGGAGCGAATGGGCCAGGTCGCCCTCAAGGGGATCAACAAGTTCTACGACAGCGTGCACGCTGTCAAAGACGTCAATCTGCAGATCCGCGACAAGGAGTTCGTGGTGTTCGTCGGACCGTCCGGCTGCGGCAAGACCACGACGCTGAGAATGATCGCCGGGCTTGAAGCGATCAGTTCCGGCGACATTTCCATCGACGGAAACGTGGTCAATGAATTGGCGCCGATGGACCGCGACATCGCCATGGTGTTCCAGAACTACGCCCTGTACCCGCACATGAGCGTGCACGACAACATGGCGTTTGGCCTGAAGATGCGCAAATTCGAAAAGCCCGAGATTGACAAGCGCGTGCGGGAGGCGGCCGACATCCTCGGCATCGGTGAATTGCTAACGCGCAAGCCGCGCCAGCTGTCCGGCGGCCAGCGCCAGCGCGTGGCGTTGGGTCGTGCCATTGTGCGTCACCCCCGCGTGTTCCTGTTCGACGAGCCGCTGTCGAACCTCGATGCCAAGCTGCGGGTGCAGATGCGCGTTGAGCTGAAGAAGCTACATCTGCGTCTCGGGACCACAGCCATTTACGTTACCCACGATCAGGTCGAGGCCATGACGCTCGGTGACCGGGTCGTCGTCATGAAAGACGGCGTGGTCCAGCAAGTGGGGGAGCCGCTCGAACTGTACAATCAGCCCGCCAACAAGTTCGTCGCCGGCTTCATCGGCTCCCCGGCCATGAATTTCGCCGCCGTTACGGTGACCGAGGCAAACGGATCGCTAATTGCCGAGAACTCCGGCCTGCGCATCAAGCTGCCGGACGAGACCGCGCAGCGGCTGCGCGGCCATATCGGACGCGAGGTCATGCTCGGCGTGCGGCCGGAGGACCTTACCGTGGCGGGTAGCGCTGATCTCGGCCACTCATGCTTCGATGCTGTGATTGAGGTGGTCGAGCAACTCGGCTCGGAAATCCTGCTCGATATGAAGGTCGGCGAGAGTATCATGGTGGCGAGCGTCGAGCCGACCGCGAGGGTGAGGGTGGGCGACAGGCTGCGCGTTGCCATGCGGCCTTCCAGGCTTCATGTTTTCGACGCGCAGACCGAGGCGGCCATCTAACCCCGGCAGAGGATCAATTCCACCGGTGAGCGGGAATTCGCCTTCTTGTCACCAGCTTCGATGACGCCCGGAGAGCGCGATGGCACTTGGCTCGCTGCCGGGCACACCGGATCTACGAGTACACGCCTCTAGGCCAGTGTCGGATGATCCCGCTGCACGGCCTCGCGGATCCAGCTGGCATGGATCGCGCGAAACAGGATCTGCGCGGTCTTGAGGTCGTTCGCTGTCATGCAGAGATTCACGATGCGATGGACGGCGGCGTCGCGCATCAATCCATCCGAGATCTTCATCGCGATTTCCATCGCCACCTTGGCCGCGCGTTCATAGCGCTCACCTTCGCGCGTGTCGTTGCGCGCCGAACCGGCCGCGCTCGCGGCCGCGGCGTCACAGATCGCGCGGATGCGCTCGGCGGCCTCGATATCGCCGAGCGGTCCTTCGATCGTCTCGTCCCAGATGTCCGCCGGCTTCTGCTTTGCGAACCACTTCATCGCCCCGTCACCAATGGTCTTCCAGCCGCCGTCGTTCCGGCCTCCCGCCTCGCCCAGCATAGAGAGGCCCATCGAAATCGGCGAGGCGATTTTTCCGCCACGCATTATCGATATGCGGTCAGGACGTCCGACGTGGTCCGATGGCCTCGAACTGCGCCTTCTGCTCGTCATTCAGCGTGGCGTAGAAATCCTCCAGCGCTGCGCGAACCGACTTGACGCCGTCGAGCATCGTGTCGAGCCGCTTGCGAACCGCCGCCATTCGCGCCGGCGGCGTCATCACGTCGCTGGGCTCGCAGGCCGCCTTGAGCGATGCGCTGACCTTGGCGCTGGTATCCTGGAGCACCTGTAGCGCGGCGCGCTGGGTGTCGTTGGGATGAAGCCTCGCCTCGATGTCAGTGCTGGGCCAATCGAGCGCAGCAGGCGTCGCGCAATTCTGGACCAGCGATCCCCCGGTGTTACTGGAAGCCGTCGCACGACGCTGATCCTCGGCCAGCGCATTGAAGCGCGCCTTCTGCTCGTCGGTGAGCGAGCCGTAGAATCGATCGAGCGCGGGCTGAACGAGATCGACGGCTTTCTCCATCGCCTCGATGCGCTGCTGCATCGCCGTCAGCCGACCTGGCGCTGTCGCCGCGACCTGCGACGGGCAGGACGCGCGGATCATCTCGGACGCCTGGATCGAGGCATTGCCGAGTTCGTCGAGGCTTGCGCCTTGCGCCTCGGTCGGCTGCACCGCGGCGGCGATCTGGTCGATCGGCAGACCGACGATTTCGCGGCGGTCGCTGCCGCAGAGCCGATCCAGCGGGACGCCGCGCGCCTGGCGCCGTCCCTGCGGCCGCTGCGGCAGATAGGCCGAGAGACCGTCATAGCCGTAGGGCCCGAAGATGCCGGCATAGATGTCCGGATAGCCGTAGCCCCAGAAGCCGAGACCATCGCCCCAGATCGTGTAATCGTAGAGATCGTTGTAGGCGAACGGCCAGAACAGCGGTCCGACCCAGCCATAACCGCCGCCCGCATGTTGCCACCACCCGCTGCTGGCGCCGTGCCAGCCGGCCAGTGCGGCCGCCGCTGCGATCTGGGCTCGCGCGGTCGGATTGCTGATCAGACGGCCGTTGCGGAAGGCGCTGGAATGCACGTTGAGGGCGTTGCGAAAATTCGCAGGACGGACGGCCGCATTGCGGATCTGGCCGAAGTTCGGGCCGCGATGTCGCGCGCCAGTTGCGAAGCGGGGCCCGCCATGATGCCCGCCGCCATGCGCGTGCCCGAAGCCATGACCGCCAAAATGGCCGCCTCCATGATGACCACCACCATGATGACCGCCGCCGTGATGGCCACCGCCATGCCCGCCTCCATGCCCGCCTCCGTGCCCACCACCATGGCCGCCACCGTGCCCGCCCTTGCCCAGAGCCGTGCCCGCCAGCATGCAGGCAAGCGCCATCACGGCAATTCCAATGACAGGTCGCAACATCGCATCCTCCCGCAGAGCCGCGCCATCGAGGCATCGGAAATTGACGGGATTGGAACCGGCCTGACTGCCGAAAGTTCCGCGACCGCGTCGCAGCCGGCCGCGCGCTATGCCTCCGGCACGATCTTGCCGGGATTGAAGATATTCAGCGGATCGAGCGCCTTTTTCAGCGCCCGCATCGCGTCGAGCGCTTCGGGGCCGAGTTCCGCCTTGAGATATTTCTGCTTGCCCTGGCCGATGCCGTGCTCACCGGTGCAGGTGCCGTCCATCGCCTGCGCGCGCTCGACCAGGCGATGCATGAACTCCTCGCCGCGTGCCATCTCGTCGGCATCGTTGGTGTCGCAGACCAGCGAGCAGTGGAAATTGCCGTCACCGACATGGCCGACGATCGGCGACAGCAGGTTGAGCCGCTTGAGATCTTCCTCGGTCTCACCGACGCAATCGGCAAGCCGCGAGATCGGCACGCAAACGTCGGTTGCAACCACACCGATGCTGTCGCCGGGACGCAGCGCCTTCACCGACCAATAGGCGTCGTGCCGCGCCTGCCACAGCTTGGTGCGATCTTCCGGCTTGGTGGTCCAGGAGAAGTCGCCGCCGCCGCAATCCTTTGCGATCTCGCCGAAGGCCTTGGACTGCTCGCCGACCTCGACCTCGCTGCCGTGGAATTCCATCAGCAGCAGCGGTGTTTCCGGCAGCGTCAGCTTCGAATAGGCGTTGCAGGCCTTCACCTGCGCGGCGTTGAGCAGCTCGATGCGCGCCACGGGAATGCCGGTCTGGATCGCCAGGATCACGGCCTGACATGCCCCGTGCACGGTCTCGAACGACACCGCACCGGCCGCGATCGTGTCAGGGATGCCGCGCAGGCGAATGGTCAGCTCGGAGATGATGCCGAGCGTGCCTTCGGCGCCGACGAACAGATGCGTCAGGTCGTAGCCGGCGGATGATTTCTTGGCGCGCGTGCCTGTGGTGATGATCTCGCCGTCGCCACGCACGACCTTCAGCGCGAGCACGCTATCGCGCATGGTGCCGTAGCGCACCGCGTTGGTGCCGGAGGCGCGGGTCGAGGCCATGCCGCCGAGCGAAGCATCCGCGCCGGGGTCGATGGGGAAGAACAGGCCCTGGTCGCGCAGATGCTCGTTCAGCGCCTTGCGGGTGACGCCGGGCTGGATCACGCAGTCGAGGTCCTCGGCATGCACCGCGAGCACCTTGTTCATGTCGCGCAGGTCGATCGAGATGCCGCCGGCCGGCGCATTGACCTGGCCCTCGAGCGAGGTGCCGGTGCCGAAGGCGATGACGGGCACGCGGTTCGTGGCGCAGATCCGCACCACGTCCTGGATGTCGGCGGTCTCCTGCGCCATCACCACGCCGTCCGGCGGCTGGTTGACGATCCATGTGGTGGTATGGCCGTGCTGCTCGCGAACGGCCTGCGAGGTGATGAGGCGGTTGCCGAACCGTGCGGCAAGCTGCTCCAGCGCGCTTGCGAGGGCTTTCGGCTCGACCCGCGGCGGATTATTGGTGATGGTCGTACCCACGGACATTCCTCCCGACAGAAGAACCGTGGCAAAGGACATCTGACCGGTCAAGTCAAGCGACCGCGCGCATAGCAGGAAAGACACATGCCGGAGACCGCCGCTGCCGAGCCGTTCCGCTCGTCGATCATGCAGATCGAGCCGCAATGGATCGACTATAACGGCCATCTCAACATGGCCTATTACAACGTGATGTTCGACCGCGCGATCGACCAGATGTGGTTACAGCTCGGGATCGGGCCGGGCTACATGAAGGAGCGAGGCGGCTCGACCTTCACCGCCGAATGCCATGTGCGGTATCTGCGCGAAATCCACCTCGGCGATCCCGTGCAGGTGTCGGTCTGGCTGCTCGAAGCCGACGACAAGCGGCTGCATACGTTCCAGGAGTTGCGGCACGCGACCGAAGGCTGGCTGTCGGCGACCTCCGAAAACATGTCGCTCCACATCGACATGGGCTCGCGAAAGGTGGCGGCCTTTCCGCCCGATATCCGGCAGCGCATTGCAGCCGTCGTGGGCGCCCACGGCGCCGTGCCGCGGCCCGAGGGCATCGGCCGAAACGTGGCGATGCCCTCGAAGCGGTAGTGCATGATCCGGAAAAGTGTGAAGCGGTTTTCCGGTAAGATCATGCGCCAATCAGACCGCGCTATATCCTGTTGCGGCCTCGGGCAAGGCCCACCACGGCCGAGACCAGGAACAGCACGACCGCGATGAAGAAGATGATCTTGGCGATCTCGATCGAGGCGCCGGCGATGCCGCCGAAGCCCAGGATGCCGGCGATCAGTGCGATAACCAGAAACGTCACAACCCAGCCTAGCATGGTCAAATCCTCGTCTTGATGTCTGTCTGCGTCGGCGCGGCTGGCCGCGCCACCTGTCCAGACAATCTCGACGCGGGAACGATGGTTCCGGCCCACGCAAGCTGGAAATTCGCCCTCGCGGAGGGAACAAATCGGCCCGCCGCGCACGTGGAAAACCTTGCCCCGACGCCCCATATAGGCAGCAATCCCTGTTAAGAAGGCTCCCTTCCACCACCCCGCGGTGCCATCGTGGGGCCAATGATTCGCATGACCGAGCCGAGCAAAATCACCAGCGTACCCGACCACCAGCCCGCAGCCGGCGGCATCGCCGCGCGTGCGCGCGCCTCCGTGGGCCCGAAATATCTGTCCGGGCTCAATCCCGAGCAGCGCGACGCCGTGGAGACGCTGGACGGCCCGGTTCTGGTGCTGGCCGGCGCCGGCACCGGCAAGACGCGCGTGCTGACCACGCGCATCGCCCACATCCTCAGCCAGGGCCGCGCCCGCCCCGCCGAGATCCTGTCGGTGACCTTCACCAACAAGGCCGCGCGCGAGATGAAGCACCGGCTCGGCCAGATGCTCGGCCACGCGGTCGAAGGCATGCCGTGGCTCGGCACCTTCCACTCCATCGGCGGCCGCATCCTGCGCACCCATGCCGAGCTGGCGCAGCTCAAGTCGAACTTCACCGTGCTCGACACCGATGACCAGGTGCGGCTGCTCAAGCAACTGCTGCAGGCCGACAATATCGACGACAAGCGCTGGCCGGCACGCATGTTGGCCGGCCTGATCGACGGCTGGAAGAACCGCGGCCTGACCCCGTCGCAGGTGCCGTCAGGCGAAGCCGCCGTGTTCGCCAACGGCAAGGGCGGCAAGCTCTATGCGAGCTACCAGGAGCGGCTGAAGATCTTGAACGCCGCCGATTTCGGCGATCTGCTGCTGGAGGACATCCGGATCTTCCGCGAGCATCCGGACATCCTGCGGCAGTACCAGCAGCGCTTCAAGTTCATCCTGGTCGACGAATATCAGGACACCAACGTCGCGCAATATCTGTGGCTGCGGCTGCTGTCGCAGGCGCCGGCGTCTCCCTCCTTCACCTCTCCCCGCGTGCGGGGAGAGGTCGCATCGCAAAGCGATGCGGGTGAGGGGGACTCTCCGCAGACTGAACTCGTGGAGACAGCCCCTCACCCCGACGCTCTCAGCGCGAGCGAAGCTCGTCGCGACCCCGCAAGCGGGGCGAGGGAGCAGACGCCCCACGTCAAAAACATGTGCTGCGTCGGCGACGACGACCAGTCGATCTATGGCTGGCGCGGCGCCGAGGTCGACAACATCCTGCGCTTCGACCACGATTTCCCCGGCGCCAAGGTCATTCGCCTCGAGCGCAATTACCGCTCGACCGGCCACATCCTCGCCGCCGCCTCGCACCTGATCGCACACAACGAAGGCCGGCTCGGCAAGACGCTGCGCACCGAGGACCATGACGGCGAGAAGGTCACGGTGACGGGCTCGTGGGATTCGGAAGAGGAAGCCCGCGGCATCGGCGAGGAGATCGAACAGATCCAGCGCCAGGGCGACAAGCTCAACGAGATCGCGATCCTGGTGCGCGCCTCCTACCAGATGCGCGAATTCGAAGACCGTTTCGTCACGCTCGGCCTGCCCTACCGCGTGATCGGCGGCCCGCGCTTCTACGAGCGCGCCGAAATCCGCGACGCGCTGGCTTATCTGCGCGTCATCAACTCGCCCGCCGACGATCTCGCCTTCGAGCGCATCGTCAACGTGCCCAAGCGCGGCCTCGGCGACGCCACCGTGCAGATGCTCCACGACCACGCCCGCAAGCGCCGCATCCCGCTGTTCGAGGCGGCGCGCGCGGTGGTCGAGACCGACGAGCTGAAGCCGAAGGCGCGCGGAAGCTTGCGCGACGTCGTCGCCCAGTTCGACCGCTGGCGCGCCCAGCGCGAGGTCACCGCGCACACCGATCTCGCCCAGATCGTGCTCGACGAGAGCGGCTATACCGAGATGTGGCAGAAGGACCGCTCGGCGGACGCCGCGGGCCGGCTGGAAAACCTGAAAGAACTGGTGCGCTCGATGGAGGAGTTCGAGAACCTGCAAGGGTTCCTCGAGCACATCTCGCTGGTGATGGATCGCGACAACGGCGCCGAGGAAGATGCGGTGTCGCTGATGACGCTGCATTCGGCCAAGGGTCTCGAATTCGACAACGTGTTCCTGCCCGGCTGGGAGGAAGGCCTGTTCCCGAGCCAGCGCACGCTGGACGAACAGGGCCGTGCCGGCCTCGAGGAAGAGCGCCGGCTCGGCCATGTCGGCCTGACCCGCGCGAGGCGCCGCGCAAAGATCTATTTTGCGACCAACCGCCGGATCCATGGCACCTGGTCGACCACGATCCCGTCGCGCTTCCTCGACGAATTGCCGTCCGCCAATGTCGAGATCACGGAATCCAAGGGCGGCTCGGCCTGGGGCGGCACCGGCGGCTACGGCGCCTCGCGTTTCGACGACATGGAGGCGTTCGGTTCCACCTATTCGACCCCGGGCTGGCAGCGCGCCCAGGCCAACCGGAACCGGGGCGGTGGACGCAGTGGCGGCGGCCAAGGCGGCTTCGAGGAACAAGCCTCGTCGTTCTCCTCCTCATCCGGCCCGGATTTCGGCAGCTTCTCCTCACGCCGCCGCGGGCCGATGACGATCGAGGGCGAGCTGGTCGCCAAATCCACCGGCACCACCTCGGAATTTTCCCTCTCCGACCGCGTCTTCCACCAGAAATTCGGCTACGGCCGCGTCACCAAGATCGACGGCAACAAGCTCACCATCGCCTTCGACAAGGCCGGCGAGAAGAAGGTCGTGGACAGTTTTGTGCAGCGGGCGTGACGCCTGATATGCCTCAGTACGTCGCCATCATCGAGGACGCCGACCCGGACGACGCCGTCAGCTTGTGGTTTCCGGACTTGCCGGGCTGCATTTCCGGCGGCGACGACGTCGACGAGGCCCTGGAGGGTGCGCCCGAGGCGCTCGCATTTTATGCGCAGGAGCTGAGCGCGGACGGCCGCCAGCTTCCCCCGCCGCGGACGTTGGACGAGCTCAAGGCCGACCCTGCTGTGGCCGACGACCTCAGGAAACACACGGTCGCCCTGATCGAATGGCCGCCCCTCCCTGAGGCCGAGTGAGGACTGTTCGCCGCACTGGCCGGACGTTCGACAGTTCTCGCCCGAACGCCCCTTGACCACCGCGAACTTCCCCGTATCAGATGCGCCCATGGTCCGGGGCTCCATCACACTGATCTTGCTGGCATTGGGGATGCCGCCGCTAGCGGCGGCGGAGACCATGAGCTTTGGCGATTCGATCGGGCTCCTGGCCAAGAGCTGCGGCGCGGAAATCGTCGCCAATTGCCGCGGCGTCAACCCGGACTCGACCCGGCTGAAAGAGTGCCTGTCCCGCAACCGCGACGTGCTCTCCCAGCAATGCCAGAGCGACTATCTCGGCGCCTTCGATGCCATCCAGAAGCGCGTCGCCGCGCGCGTCACGGTGGCGAACGCCTGCCAGCGCGAGATCGTCAAGGTCTGCGGCGGCTCGACCAAGGAGACCAGCAAGTCGATCCCCTGCCTGGTCTCGACGCCCAAGGGCATCAGCAACAACTGCCTGAAGGCCGTCGACGACGCGGGGTATCGGTGATGCGCGCGAACGGAATCGCCATCACGCTGGTCGTGGTCTTGGCCCTGCTCGCGGGCGCAGCAAGCGCGCAGACGGCGGCGCCGACCCGTGACGACATTGTCGGCAAGCTGAACCATTTCGAACAGGCCGCCGAGGT includes the following:
- a CDS encoding Spy/CpxP family protein refolding chaperone — protein: MLRPVIGIAVMALACMLAGTALGKGGHGGGHGGGHGGGHGGGHGGGHHGGGHHGGGHHGGGHFGGHGFGHAHGGGHHGGPRFATGARHRGPNFGQIRNAAVRPANFRNALNVHSSAFRNGRLISNPTARAQIAAAAALAGWHGASSGWWQHAGGGYGWVGPLFWPFAYNDLYDYTIWGDGLGFWGYGYPDIYAGIFGPYGYDGLSAYLPQRPQGRRQARGVPLDRLCGSDRREIVGLPIDQIAAAVQPTEAQGASLDELGNASIQASEMIRASCPSQVAATAPGRLTAMQQRIEAMEKAVDLVQPALDRFYGSLTDEQKARFNALAEDQRRATASSNTGGSLVQNCATPAALDWPSTDIEARLHPNDTQRAALQVLQDTSAKVSASLKAACEPSDVMTPPARMAAVRKRLDTMLDGVKSVRAALEDFYATLNDEQKAQFEAIGPRRTS
- a CDS encoding thioesterase family protein is translated as MPETAAAEPFRSSIMQIEPQWIDYNGHLNMAYYNVMFDRAIDQMWLQLGIGPGYMKERGGSTFTAECHVRYLREIHLGDPVQVSVWLLEADDKRLHTFQELRHATEGWLSATSENMSLHIDMGSRKVAAFPPDIRQRIAAVVGAHGAVPRPEGIGRNVAMPSKR
- a CDS encoding ABC transporter ATP-binding protein translates to MGQVALKGINKFYDSVHAVKDVNLQIRDKEFVVFVGPSGCGKTTTLRMIAGLEAISSGDISIDGNVVNELAPMDRDIAMVFQNYALYPHMSVHDNMAFGLKMRKFEKPEIDKRVREAADILGIGELLTRKPRQLSGGQRQRVALGRAIVRHPRVFLFDEPLSNLDAKLRVQMRVELKKLHLRLGTTAIYVTHDQVEAMTLGDRVVVMKDGVVQQVGEPLELYNQPANKFVAGFIGSPAMNFAAVTVTEANGSLIAENSGLRIKLPDETAQRLRGHIGREVMLGVRPEDLTVAGSADLGHSCFDAVIEVVEQLGSEILLDMKVGESIMVASVEPTARVRVGDRLRVAMRPSRLHVFDAQTEAAI
- a CDS encoding FAD-binding oxidoreductase — its product is MGTTITNNPPRVEPKALASALEQLAARFGNRLITSQAVREQHGHTTTWIVNQPPDGVVMAQETADIQDVVRICATNRVPVIAFGTGTSLEGQVNAPAGGISIDLRDMNKVLAVHAEDLDCVIQPGVTRKALNEHLRDQGLFFPIDPGADASLGGMASTRASGTNAVRYGTMRDSVLALKVVRGDGEIITTGTRAKKSSAGYDLTHLFVGAEGTLGIISELTIRLRGIPDTIAAGAVSFETVHGACQAVILAIQTGIPVARIELLNAAQVKACNAYSKLTLPETPLLLMEFHGSEVEVGEQSKAFGEIAKDCGGGDFSWTTKPEDRTKLWQARHDAYWSVKALRPGDSIGVVATDVCVPISRLADCVGETEEDLKRLNLLSPIVGHVGDGNFHCSLVCDTNDADEMARGEEFMHRLVERAQAMDGTCTGEHGIGQGKQKYLKAELGPEALDAMRALKKALDPLNIFNPGKIVPEA
- a CDS encoding ABC transporter substrate-binding protein; protein product: MTTVTRRNILKGGTALVGGMAGILATGRAPVFAQGTTVHWLRWNDFVPASDQLLRKELLPAAEKALGIKINLETVNGNDLQPRITSAIQSGSGPDIIMLFNNHPQIYSESVIDLSDIAGRVSEAEDGYYDLCKSNSADGQKWISLPWTIVGAMIAYRKSWFDEIGSSTFPDTWEKYREVGKKLKAQGRPIGQTLGHTFGDAPTFSYPYMWSWGGTEVEKDGKTVNINKKEVIESVKFMTAFWKEAHDEGGLAWDDTNNNRAFLSQTICATLNGASIYIESLRNPDKYITEKGAQLKTDIQHSPLPKGPAGQFAMHTYFSHVIPNYSKNQDGAKALLKWVHTKANYEPWFVSQKGFATPPTHEWEKHKLWEEDKVMAPFKIAGLLGQTPGYPLPSSGKKAAEVLTKYIITDMYAKAIQGAPAEDSVKWAEVELKKVYS
- a CDS encoding carbohydrate ABC transporter permease → MIEGARWRKWAFFYVPMAMFLLFLLFPFYWMVITSVRPDGELYRPWNSINYNPFWTWNPTWDHVRYLFEETLFASWLWNTTFIALASTAISLVCGVFAGYALSRLNFPFAGSLGTGIFITYLVPQTLLFIPLAEIIRNYRLGDTPWSLILTYPTFLIPFCTWLMMGYFKAVPKELEECARIDGASRWQAMLYIVIPVAIPGILSAGIFAFTLSWNEFIYALVFLSSPGQKTVPVGVTSELIRGDVFFWGPLMAGALLGSIPVAIAYSFFVEHYVAGLTGSVKG
- a CDS encoding carbohydrate ABC transporter permease; amino-acid sequence: MAIAETQVYMPQAPRPRIRLLEDERWLAFVLLVPTLALLGTFIAYPFLRGILLSVTNSRVGVPGEFVGLANFYKIFNDGIFRTSVYNTFLYTGVTTVFKLALGLWLAMLLNRNFRGKAFTRAFILLPFIIPTVLSTFAWKWMFDPTFSVLNWLLYHLGLISGRINWLGDPDLAMISIIIVNIWRGVPFFAISLLAGLQTISPELSEAAAIDGARPWQRFWHITWPLLLPVTMVVVLFSVIQTFADFQIVYVMTGGGPANATHLFATYAYQIGIGTGLLSEGAAISLAMFPVLFLVVIIQLLYIRRVEVR
- a CDS encoding DUF1328 domain-containing protein encodes the protein MLGWVVTFLVIALIAGILGFGGIAGASIEIAKIIFFIAVVLFLVSAVVGLARGRNRI